A part of Rhodamnia argentea isolate NSW1041297 chromosome 8, ASM2092103v1, whole genome shotgun sequence genomic DNA contains:
- the LOC115741186 gene encoding protoporphyrinogen oxidase, mitochondrial isoform X2: MSLATGGDISSPAKRVAVVGAGVSGLAAAYKLKSNGVNVTVYEAEGRIGGKLRSVSQGGLIWDEGANTMTESEVEVRNLLDELGIREKQQYPLSQNKRYIVRNGMPVLIPTNPISLMKSNILSTQSKFKVILEPLLWKKRTNSLTSGDGQESVGGFFERHFGREVVDYLIDPFVAGTSGGDPESLSMPHSFPELWNLEERFGSIIAGAIKSKLSVKREKRGELKSTPEKKKHQRGSFSFQGGMQTLAYMLCQKLSEDNLKLKSKVLSLSYSHDGAPASGDWSVSYSSDHNKHLQDSTFDAVIMTAPLCNVKELKITKRGNLFPLKFIPEITYAPLSVMITTFRKESVKRPLEGFGVLVPSEEQKNGLRTLGTLFSSMMFPDRAPDDLYLYTTFIGGSRNRELAKSSKDELKQIVTSDLRQLLGAEGEPTFVNHCYWSKAFPLYGRNYDSVLQAIKKLEEDLPGFFYAGNHKDGLSVGKAMASGCKAADLVISYLNSSSDDREPR, from the exons ATGAGTTTGGCTACAGGAGGAGACATTTCAA GTCCTGCAAAGAGAGTTGCAGTCGTCGGTGCTGGTGTTAG CGGACTTGCTGCAGCGTACAAGTTGAAGTCAAATGGTGTGAATGTTACTGTATATGAAGCTGAAGGGAGAATTGGGGGGAAGCTGAGGAGTGTCTCACAAGGTGGTCTAATTTGGGATGAAGGAGCAAATACCATG ACTGAGAGTGAAGTGGAGGTCAGAAATCtgcttgatgaacttggaattcgaGAAAAGCAGCAATAT CCACTTTCACAGAACAAAAGATATATAGTCAGAAATGGAATGCCTGTGCTG ATTCCAACAAATCCCATTTCACTGATGAAGAGCAACATACTTTCTACTCAGTCGAAG TTTAAGGTTATTCTGGAGCCCCTTCTGTGGAAGAAAAGAACTAATTCACTAACATCTGGTGATGGGCAAGAAAG TGTAGGTGGTTTTTTCGAGCGTCATTTTGGCAGAGAG GTTGTTGATTACCTGATTGACCCATTTGTTGCTGGTACAAGCGGTGGGGATCCTGAATCTCTTTCT ATGCCCCATTCTTTTCCAGAGTTATGGAATTTAGAGGAAAG GTTTGGTTCCATTATTGCTGGGGCAATTAAATCGAAGCTATCagtcaaaagagagaaaagaggagaactAAAGAGCACTCCTGAAAAAAAGAAGCATCAAAGaggttcattttcttttcagggTGGAA TGCAGACACTTGCGTACATGTTGTGCCAGAAGCTTAGCGAGGATAACCTTAAATTGAAATCAAAGGTTTTGTCGTTGTCGTACAGTCATGATGGGGCACCTGCATCAGGGGATTGGTCAGTTTCTTACTCTTCTGACCATAACAAGCATTTACAAGACTCGACATTTGATGCTGTGATCATGACG GCTCCATTATGCAATGTTAAGGAATTGAAGATTACAAAAAGGGGAAACCTCTTTCCGCTTAAGTTCATTCCTGAG ATAACTTACGCGCCACTGTCAGTCATGATTACTACCTTCAGAAAGGAGAGTGTGAAGAGACCACTTGAGGGATTTGGAGTTCTTGTTCCTTCGGAGGAGCAGAAAAATGGGTTGAGGACTCTTG GAACACTCTTTTCCTCAATGATGTTTCCAGACCGTGCACCTGATGACCTGTACCTGTATACAACCTTTATTGGAGGAAGTCGAAACAGAGAACTTGCAAAATCTTCCAA GGATGAGTTAAAGCAGATAGTTACTTCTGATCTAAGGCAGCTGCTGGGAGCTGAGGGAGAGCCCACATTTGTGAA CCACTGTTACTGGAGTAAAGCGTTCCCCCTGTATGGGCGGAACTATGACTCCGTTCTGCAAGCAATCAAGAAGTTGGAAGAAGATCTTCCTGGATTCTTCTACGCAG GTAACCACAAGGATGGGCTTTCTGTTGGCAAAGCAATGGCGTCGGGTTGCAAAGCAGCTGATCTTGTGATATCCTATCTCAACTCTTCTTCAGACGATCGAGAACCCCGGTGA
- the LOC115741186 gene encoding protoporphyrinogen oxidase, mitochondrial isoform X1: MSLATGGDISSPAKRVAVVGAGVSGLAAAYKLKSNGVNVTVYEAEGRIGGKLRSVSQGGLIWDEGANTMTESEVEVRNLLDELGIREKQQYPLSQNKRYIVRNGMPVLIPTNPISLMKSNILSTQSKFKVILEPLLWKKRTNSLTSGDGQESVGGFFERHFGREVVDYLIDPFVAGTSGGDPESLSMPHSFPELWNLEERFGSIIAGAIKSKLSVKREKRGELKSTPEKKKHQRGSFSFQGGMQTLAYMLCQKLSEDNLKLKSKVLSLSYSHDGAPASGDWSVSYSSDHNKHLQDSTFDAVIMTAPLCNVKELKITKRGNLFPLKFIPEITYAPLSVMITTFRKESVKRPLEGFGVLVPSEEQKNGLRTLGTLFSSMMFPDRAPDDLYLYTTFIGGSRNRELAKSSKDELKQIVTSDLRQLLGAEGEPTFVNHCYWSKAFPLYGRNYDSVLQAIKKLEEDLPGFFYAGNHKDGLSVGKAMASGCKAADLVISYLNSSSDDREPR; this comes from the exons ATGAGTTTGGCTACAGGAGGAGACATTTCAA GTCCTGCAAAGAGAGTTGCAGTCGTCGGTGCTGGTGTTAG CGGACTTGCTGCAGCGTACAAGTTGAAGTCAAATGGTGTGAATGTTACTGTATATGAAGCTGAAGGGAGAATTGGGGGGAAGCTGAGGAGTGTCTCACAAGGTGGTCTAATTTGGGATGAAGGAGCAAATACCATG ACTGAGAGTGAAGTGGAGGTCAGAAATCtgcttgatgaacttggaattcgaGAAAAGCAGCAATAT CCACTTTCACAGAACAAAAGATATATAGTCAGAAATGGAATGCCTGTGCTG ATTCCAACAAATCCCATTTCACTGATGAAGAGCAACATACTTTCTACTCAGTCGAAG TTTAAGGTTATTCTGGAGCCCCTTCTGTGGAAGAAAAGAACTAATTCACTAACATCTGGTGATGGGCAAGAAAG TGTAGGTGGTTTTTTCGAGCGTCATTTTGGCAGAGAG GTTGTTGATTACCTGATTGACCCATTTGTTGCTGGTACAAGCGGTGGGGATCCTGAATCTCTTTCT ATGCCCCATTCTTTTCCAGAGTTATGGAATTTAGAGGAAAG GTTTGGTTCCATTATTGCTGGGGCAATTAAATCGAAGCTATCagtcaaaagagagaaaagaggagaactAAAGAGCACTCCTGAAAAAAAGAAGCATCAAAGaggttcattttcttttcagggTGGAATGCAG ACACTTGCGTACATGTTGTGCCAGAAGCTTAGCGAGGATAACCTTAAATTGAAATCAAAGGTTTTGTCGTTGTCGTACAGTCATGATGGGGCACCTGCATCAGGGGATTGGTCAGTTTCTTACTCTTCTGACCATAACAAGCATTTACAAGACTCGACATTTGATGCTGTGATCATGACG GCTCCATTATGCAATGTTAAGGAATTGAAGATTACAAAAAGGGGAAACCTCTTTCCGCTTAAGTTCATTCCTGAG ATAACTTACGCGCCACTGTCAGTCATGATTACTACCTTCAGAAAGGAGAGTGTGAAGAGACCACTTGAGGGATTTGGAGTTCTTGTTCCTTCGGAGGAGCAGAAAAATGGGTTGAGGACTCTTG GAACACTCTTTTCCTCAATGATGTTTCCAGACCGTGCACCTGATGACCTGTACCTGTATACAACCTTTATTGGAGGAAGTCGAAACAGAGAACTTGCAAAATCTTCCAA GGATGAGTTAAAGCAGATAGTTACTTCTGATCTAAGGCAGCTGCTGGGAGCTGAGGGAGAGCCCACATTTGTGAA CCACTGTTACTGGAGTAAAGCGTTCCCCCTGTATGGGCGGAACTATGACTCCGTTCTGCAAGCAATCAAGAAGTTGGAAGAAGATCTTCCTGGATTCTTCTACGCAG GTAACCACAAGGATGGGCTTTCTGTTGGCAAAGCAATGGCGTCGGGTTGCAAAGCAGCTGATCTTGTGATATCCTATCTCAACTCTTCTTCAGACGATCGAGAACCCCGGTGA
- the LOC115741187 gene encoding transcription termination factor MTERF5, chloroplastic, which yields MRAFCAVRFSQLSLLSRPLVSSRLQLSFPVKLFSCQAKYAADSGVDGSVSLRVVSPTLLAAEKEEAKAILTLFLKKQGLSNAVAARTINKSDLFIEHLVSRLHSVHKSRYLVGRELTTLEIRDALIPYLESLREEHGNILADVVENFPDPPLKEKALVPSPPPLPSPSSLDNKKLKAVSRVSEADPAGKLPPHIVYLLELGMTLEQIKGITRRFPAFAYYSLEGKIKPVVEFLLDLGVPKNEIPIILNKRPQLVGISLSENIIPTMRFLEKLGVDKKRWAKVIYRFPALLTYSRQKVKGTVDFLYEMGLSEESIGKILTHCPNIISYSVEDKLRPTAEYFRSMGVDVTVLFHRSPSTFGLSIEAHLKPITEFFLERGYSMEHVNIMISRYGALYTFSLAENLIPKWNYFLTMDYPQAELIKFPQYFGYSLEERIKPRYARMRECGVQLLLNQVLSLSAGDFEKALTKKMGKVLPDKAEA from the exons ATGAGAGCTTTTTGCGCAGTTCGCTTCTCTCAGCTCTCGCTCCTTTCAAGGCCACTTGTCTCCTCCAG GTTGCAGCTTTCTTTTCCGGTAAAACTCTTTTCCTGCCAAGCTAAGTATG CTGCTGATTCTGGGGTAGATGGTTCTGTCAGTTTGAGAGTGGTGTCTCCAACCCTATTGgcagcagaaaaagaagaagccaagGCCATCTTAACCTTGTTCTTGAAAAAGCAAGGTTTAAGCAATGCGGTAGCTGCGAGAACTATCAACAAGTCCGATCTTTTCATCGAGCATCTTGTGTCAAGGCTTCATTCTGTTCACAAGTCTCGGTATCTAGTAG GCCGAGAGCTTACAACTCTTGAAATAAGGGATGCGTTAATTCCTTACCTCGAGTCCCTTCGCGAGGAACATGGAAACATTCTGGCAGATGTGGTGGAGAATTTTCCTGATCCACCTCTTAAAGAGAAGGCACTTGTGCCTAGTCCTCCACCTCTTCCATCTCCTTCAAGCCTGGACAATAAAAAGCTAAAAGCTGTCTCCAGAGTGAGTGAGGCTGATCCTGCTGGGAAGCTCCCTCCTCATATTGTCTACCTATTGGAACTCGGTATGACTCTTGAGCAGATCAAGGGAATTACTCGCAGATTCCCTGCTTTTGCTTACTACAGCTTGGAGGGGAAAATCAAGCCGGTGGTCGAGTTTCTTCTTGATCTTGGAGTACCAAAGAATGAAATTCCAATTATCCTCAACAAAAGGCCCCAGTTGGTTGGAATTAGTCTCTCAGAGAATATAATACCCACAATGAGATTCCTGGAGAAATTGGGCGTGGATAAGAAACGATGGGCTAAAGTTATATACCGCTTTCCTGCATTGCTCACTTACAGCAGGCAGAAGGTTAAGGGAACGGTTGATTTCCTTTATGAGATGGGTCTCTCAGAGGAGAGCATAGGGAAGATTCTGACTCACTGCCCAAACATTATAAGTTACAGTGTGGAGGACAAGCTACGGCCGACAGCTGAATACTTCCGCTCAATGGGGGTTGATGTGACTGTTCTTTTTCACCGTTCACCTTCTACTTTTGGCCTCAGTATCGAGGCTCACTTGAAGCCCATTACGGAATTTTTCTTGGAGAGAGGATACAGTATGGAACATGTTAATATCATGATATCCAGGTATGGAGCTTTATACACTTTCAGCTTGGCTGAGAATTTGATACCAAAATGGAATTACTTCTTGACCATGGACTATCCACAAGCAGAGCTGATCAAGTTCCCTCAGTACTTCGGCTATAGTTTGGAAGAGAGGATTAAACCGAGGTATGCTCGTATGAGGGAGTGCGGAGTTCAGTTGCTGCTGAACCAGGTGTTGTCACTGTCTGCTGGGGATTTCGAAAAGGCTTTGacaaagaaaatgggaaaagtgCTTCCTGACAAAGCTGAAGCCTGA